The genomic region ccgcaatacacagaacgctgctgctactgccaatgcgagagcctccgagactgctaaACAACGGGCACTCCTCAATACACTGTTACTGTCAAAGCAacagcctccgagactgctgaacaacgggaactccgcaatacacagaacgctgctgctactgccaatgcgagagactgctgaacaacgggcactccgcaatacacaaaacgctgctgctactgccaatgcgaggttccgagactgctgaacaacgggctctccgcaatacacagaacgctgctgctactgccaatgcgagagcctccgagactgctgaacaacgggcactcctcgatacacagaacgctgctgctagtgccaaagcaagagcctccgagactgctgaagaacgggcactccgcaatacacagaacgctgctgctactgccaatgcgagagcctccgagactgctgaacaacgggcactccgcaatacacagaacgctgctgctactgccaaagcaagagtctccgagactgctgaacaacgggcactcctcgatacacagaacgctgctgctagtgccaaagcaagagcctccgagactgctgaacaacgggcactccgcaatacacagaacgctgctgctactgccaatgcgagagcctccgagactgctgaacaacgggcactccgcaatacacagaacgcggctgctactgccaatgcgagatcctccgagactgctgaacaacgggcactccgcaatacacagaacgctgctgctactgccaatgcgagagcctccgagactgctgaacaacgtgCACTCCTCGATACACAGAACGcggctgctactgccaatgcgagagcctccgagactgctgaacaacgggcactccgcaatacacagaatgctgctgctactgccaatgcgaggttctccgagactgctgaacaacgggtactccgcaatacacagaacgctgctgctactgccaatgcgagatcctccgagactgctgaacaacgggcactccgcaatacacaaaactctgctgctactgccaaagcaagagtctccgagactgctgaacaacgggcactccgcaatacacaaaacgctgctgctactgccaatgcgagagcctctgagactgctgaacaacgggcactccgcaatacacagaacgctgctgctactgccaatgcgagagcctccgagactgctgaacaacgggcactccgcaatacacaaaacgctgctgctactgccaaagcaagagcctccgagactgctgaacaacgggcactccgcaatacacagaacgctgctgctactgccaatgcgagagcctccgagactgctgaacaacgggcactccgcaatacacagaacgctgctgctactgccaatgcgagagcctccgagactgctgaacaacgggcactccacAATACACAAAACGCTGCTGCTagtgccaaagcaagagcctcctagactgctgaacaacgggcactcctcgATACACAGAACGcggctgctactgccaatgcgagagcctccgagactgctgaacaatgggcactccgcaatacacagaacgcggctgctactgccaatgcgagagcctccgagactgctgaacaacgggcactccgcaatacacagaacgctgccgctactgccaatgcgagagtCTCCGAGACTGCCGAACACCGGGCACTCCGCAATTAAAAAACTTGCAGCATTGGCAAAAATTCAGAGGAAGCTGAAGTTCTTAGACAGTGCCGTCTCATTGTATGGAATGAATGCACAATGGCCAATAAGGGTGCCCTTGAAGCACTGGACCGGTCACTGAAAGATATAAGGAATTCTACAGCTTTTATGCTTTCAGGAGATTTCCGGCAAACCCTTCTTGTCATCCCTAAAGGGAGCAGGGCTGATGAAGTGCGCGCATGCCTTAAGTCATTCACGTTGTGGCCCCAGGTTAAGACGTTAAGCCTAAGCACAAACATGCGTGTGCACTTGCTTGGTGATAGCACGTCTGCGGCATTTGCTGAAAACATTTTAACCCTTGGGGAAGGCAAGGTCCCTAGGAATGATAGGGGTGACATATCCATCTCTGAACTGTGCAACACCGTGGACATCCCTTCCGATCTTTTGGAAACAGTGGTCCCCAATCTGGAAAGTAATTATGCAGACATCAATTGGCTCAGTAAAAGAACCATCCTGGCCCCTAAAAAGGTAACTTTCAGTGCTATCAACGACCAGCTCCTAAGTCGAATTCCGGGTGAAGAGCGCATCTACAAATCGATTGACCGGACCTTTGACCCCCAAGACATTGTCAATTACCCTATCGAGTTCCTCAACTCATTGGAGCCAGCAAGTCTTCCACCTTACATTCTTAGGCTAATGGTTGGATGCCCAATTATGCTAATCAGAAACTTGCTTCCGCCTAAACAGTGCAATGGGACCCGCTTAATAGTCAAGCCCCTGACTCCCCACttgattgaggccaccattgtTACAGGGTGTGGGAGGGGTgaacatattttcatttcatgGATGCACCTTTATCCCTAGGGATCAGACATGCCGTTTAACTCCCGCAGATCGCAGTTCCCAGGGAGACCATgctttgccatgtccatcaacaaatcTCAAGGCCTATCACTATCGGTGACAGGCATCCATTTGGGCGATCCATGTTTTTCACATGGGCAACTTTATGTGGCCTGCTCCCGTGTGGGGAGTAGAAACGCTCTTTTTGTGTATGCTCCTCAGGGCAGAACACGCAATGTTGTCTATAGCGAAGTTTTATAGACAAGTCGTCATTACAGCCGATGTGGTTATAAACAGGTGATCCGGAAGCATTGGTCGGATATATTCTCAGAACATGGACTCTTCCGCTTTTTTATTGGACAATACTGACGTCCACAACAATGCTCACCTGGCCGATATCAGTGCTTGTCTAAGTTGCTCATAGAGTTAGGCTAGAAGGGACAAGCCCTTTATTTTTGGGTTAAGGCTGTTGCTAAGCTTTCCTAAGTTACTCCAATCCAGATCTCCAATGCAAACTTTTTCCTATGCAGATCTTTAATGCAACGTTATCCAATCCACATCTTTTAGTCACCCATCTTCACTGTAGATCTCCAATGCAAACCTTCAATGCATCCTTATCCAATGTAAACCTTCGATTCAACCTTCTCGAATGCAGATTTCCAAGGTACCCTTCACCAATGCATATCTTCGATGCAGCCTTAACTGATAGTAACCCTAGAAGGGGTTAGGTCTAGATTAGGATTAGTCACTGCCTTGCCGTAGGGGTTCCTACCTCATGGGCCAAGGAGGTTAGATGATATGGTTGGTGTCTTCAAAAGGGCTGGCATGTGCAGCCTGATCACCTCTGCCGGttaaactcccaacccatgcgttcCCGTCGTGACACTTATTCtacagaactgggttgggtgtgaaaaccaactttaaagtataaatatacatttttttgaatcagcaatgttgttctcggttaagtcctatttggggcgaaaaatcaataaactgataaaccaattccttataggatttcccactaaaattggctacaccccattttcaactaTAACTTATGccaattttgacatattttgttcaaaattgatgccaacattacctaggactcatgggatctttgaatgctttaagttctcaaaaaaaaaatacagtcgaTGAGTGGAAATAATCAATAAACCAATTCCTTATAGGATCTCCTAATTAATTTGCCTGCAACCCATTTTCAACGAAACGTtcaccaatttcaacggatttcgctcaaatttgatgtcggtgcaacttattttggtttgaaataaagcgcTCGATCACTTAATAATCCTAACGTaatcccgggcaacgccgggctatactgcttgTATCAAATAAACCTGAACATCAAAAACACTgacctacatacacaaacacacatacatacagagataaacACAACTCTACACATTCACACGCAGTAACCATACTTAGTGGATCTTCTATAAAATTAATGAACCGTAAATTTTGTGTACTGTAAAAATGTGTTGCCCCTAAACCCAGTTGGGCTGCTAAACCCGATGGGTCCCCACAAGCAACTGTATTGTAACGAATGATTTCTTTTTTATGCATCTCGGTTTTAGAAGCGTTCATACAAATTCTTCATGAAATATGCTTTGATgatttcattttactaaattttttatcCAAAACGAGAGCAAAGAATGAAGATAGATTTCCATGAAAATAATGTTCCTTCACATTacttcattactactactactactactactactactactactaccaccaccaccatcaccaccaccagcaccaccactgctgctgttgctgctactactactactactactaatactactgttgctgctgctactgctgctattgttattattgtgacggtgaactggaagaatcgttatTACGTCGAACGAAATGTTTAAtcgcatttcttccgactttgtaCGTTCCAAATTcaagttatactaatacatctgtttgatttctacaccacctgtcttcgtcttttgttttttttcgtgaattctccctgtacatatatatatatatatataaaatcaaaaatgagcaacaagaatggatccggtaatttagcacaattgtttcatactataaaaatttattaaagctgcaaatattacagcaaatataatatgtcaagtaatcttcagctaatttcgtataggttttccaataatgtaaaggtctcaaatcaattagtaacatccTAGAGAGTGTAAGTATACCGATAAAGTTGTAGATATGAGTTTCAGGAACTTGAAGTAGGATACCAGGCAAACCAAGATTAAGttcatatatgttttccaacaatgtaaagttctcaaatcaattagtaacatccCAGAGAAGGTAAATATACCGATAAAGTTGTGGATATGAATTTCAGGAAACATGAAGAAGGATGCCAGTCAGAGCAAGATTAAGTTCACATCTAACTGTTGCAAGAAAAAAATTCCTTTAGTTATAAGAATGGTAGTAGGGGAGGTTGAGGAAGCAGATTAGCTGGAGAAAAGAACAGAAGGGGAAAAAATTGGGTGATGTAAAAGGATAAAGACAGTCTATTTCTATGGTGACAGAAAATTTAGGTCAGTGTGGGAGGAACATTAAATTCTTAAGAGACTGTGAGGTTGACCAAACCTTGCTTTCAAATGAAAGCCATCAGAATTTATAGTAGGAGTTAGGAGAAAGGGAGGTATAAGGAAAGCTACTAGAGGGTCTTAGGTTATCGGCAGAGAAAGATACAGTAAGAAAAATCAAGTTAACACTAGAATAGAaggctatttatttttattttttattttattttaacttttatttttttatggtgaGAAAGAATCTAGGTTACTATCTAAAGGTCAATTAAATTCTATAGCAAATGGTATGGGAACAGTACCTATTCAAATTTATAGTGAAAATCAAATTATAACTGGAGGAATAGTATTACATGTTATTTAGAATAGAATTGGGAAAATGTGCAAATCTATGATTAAAGTAAGGTTAATTTAGTTGACTATAAAGTCAATTAAAAGTTGACATAGtatgttttctatttattattatattaaaaagataCAGTTAGAAAACAATAGGAACACCTTCAAAtttctatttcaaatattttaaagttctGATTTTTGAATGAATGCAAGACCGACCTAACTCTAGACGATTATTtagtagatttttattttttctatactttatAATCTCGTAGGTCTCCATAGAACAGAGTTTACAGCCTACTCAATTATTTCTGTAAGGTATTGCCCTTCTAACTATTTCTCATTttaggttatatttaatattattagttttgAGTTCCCAAATTTTGCTAGATAGTGTAGTGCAATCTGCCTTATGATCTAGTCGGAAAGAGGAAAGAGGATTGTTAATTCTCTGTTTAAAATTAATAGAACAACCGATGTAAAAAAAGTTACTATTAGAAGTTATTatagtacatttatagattacattttgGACTGAACATCGACCAGATGCCGGACAATTTGATCTAATCCTACAATTGCAACTGGGGGATAATTTTCAGGTTTGGAATTATTTAAGGACAGTTCTCTCACATTGCtgttattcaaattattataaatattattttcattattataggtaaaattatgtTATCCAAAGTGGGGTTACTATTTATTGATCCATTCACACTATCTTTCACATCTAACATAACAATACCTCTATTACCTACATTAttgatattgctgttattattatttgtatttatatcaaagttattattactgctatagatattattgctatcatcatttttggtattatttttatttatatcatccctatttttatcattataattattatttctattaatattattgatattattattattgttgttgctcacattttgataattattattattattttttttatttttgatactattattacaattattattactattcatgtTGATACTAATTTTACTAATCCTGGCTAACATAATGTTTCTACTATTAAGTCTAGCTATTATGGTGGACATATTAGGGAGGGTTAAATATGAAATCCTAACTGTTCTCTTAGAAATTATTCTATATTTATGAGAggttggaaaatatttttctagTCTAGATTTGAATCTACTGTATATATTCGATATAAATCGCCCAGTTAAAAGGAATATTTAGccaaatgatattttcttttttaaattttcttaaattaGATTTGGGGTGagatgttttagtcttcaggttctacattttgctgatttctatttcaaaatctttatatttgctcagtttttggtaggtcttgacagatatgtttatatcgattgggacagtcatatcaatgaggagacatgttctttgtctgaagtctttcaatatgatatctgacctatttgcatctatctttctgtcagtttgaatggtgaagttccagaggagtgagatgtggtcattttcaagcattggaggtggtttgtgttcccaccagtttttatcatggggcaagtccaggcttctgcaaattaccaagtgaatatattgtgcagctctatcatgcctgttgagatactctgtaggcgcaagaagactgtacttggagacaacatgatcaatggtctcagtttgttgttgacatacacgacatgttgggctactgccgttctttaatatgttggcctggtagttccttgtaggtaggcattgatcttgagctgcgatgatgaacccttctgtttcagattttaagtcaGAGGTCTtaagccattgatgggtcagggctttgtcaacatctgctttattcgctctctttgggtatttgccatagagaggtttttcttgacgtttatcattcagaatatctaaggccacagttttagcacgggttttcatgtgcttagctttttctgtgctttttcttgtatgtctaatttcgaaatttgttgtattcggaattcacttagatattcctttgcctgttttgttactgagtatgatacttgctagttttcatgttttgagacaagttttaacatccagtcctcagagtttttcaggtaggtgtctaggccatttgtagcaatcttcattgttattgccagttgtaaaagtccacggcctccctcttttcttggcagataaagtcgtcctgtatctgccttagggtggtgcattctatgcattgtcaacagttctcgtatttttctgtcaagattaaatatttcagtaattgaccagttaacgatattgaaactgtaagtcacgactggtatggctaaagcttTGATCGCTtagatcctgtttctcgcattccgctctgtcttgagtattgctcttactctgcgataacattctctcctggtcctttccttcatcactgaatgccttattccatccccttcaattacccctagatacttgtagctctccgctgggtctaattcttttatgacattctgctggtcaagcttaacgttagatgtttctgtcacttttcctttgataaaggtggcttttgcacatttatcgtggccaaattgcattctgatgtcatcactgaattgtttaacaatctctagtaagcccttgagttgttggtcatttttgcaaagagcttcaaatcatccatgtaaatgagttgatttatatttttatcaaaccttTTATATCTgtactgcgcatcattgagcaattttgagagaggtatcaaggctaaacaaaagaggagtggtgatagtgagtcaccctgaaaaatgccacatgaaatatttacatcaccagcatttagagaatCATTGTCACTATTCAAATTTaatgtggttctccatgatctcatacttacagacaagagGTTTCGCAGAGTAGGCGCAATTTTGTACATTTCTAGGCTCTCTTTATCcaggtaggctatcaaaagccttttcatagtctatccaggctattgacaagtttttgtgtcgtttgtgacaatcttctaagatcatcttattgatgagtagctgatctttacaaccataagatccacgtttacatcctttctgttcattaaggaatatgctgctgtgtgtcaaaaaactataggtatattccgtcaggacagatgttagcgttttaaaCATacttgttaagcaggttatgagtctatagttttttggttcatttgtttcttcactttttggaagcaggaatgttaatccattaactagccaaggaggcatcctactagggtgttgccaAACATCactgtaaagttctgttagcagttcatggctctcttgGAAGgtattcaaccagaagttaggaattttctcctgtcctggagacttccatttgcttgacctcctgagagcagatcttatatcttctaccttgacaccctcccacttttgctcttctaaggagtccagttctgtagatattctatcaatccaggggtccttttcgttgtgtgttttttctactgcccaaattttattccaaaatccccgcacttcttcttttgatggtgtttttcctatcttcctgtaaaaatttttggggttattttttaacatgatgttgtccttgaagaatctaacacgtttttcatacctcgctatgcgagcagctttagcagataccttttgcttgatggtttctatggtggcatcaatatcaagtatagttttcatattatattttttcattaattttggggtttttgtaggtttagTAGTCCTGtcaaccttaaggtttttcaaatattcaatataagATCTAAATAGTTTGATTTGTTGTTggatacgctcttgccaagaagacTTTTTGTgagaatgttgccgttttctaaccttttcaccacataggatcgttgagattttcgcggatgcatagaatatgtggttgagatctgtgatatcaacatcattagctgaaattatatccttaagttcaagccggattttaccaattattttcatgttttggttagagtttcggattttagggagtgtatcgCGTTCATCCATACTGGTCTCTTTAATTTTCagtcattcaatcatgatttgattttttagctcatgtagttctgttgtgTCAATATTTGtatgactttcttcatctattttgatgttcatctgtcttagtgtttatgattggttcagggagtatttcactttgcctatcacttatactaactctttcaatccttacttcgtttctatcagccctgggctggtctataattatttcctctgtattatcttctttagctgcagcttcgttcattttatccgttaCTGCTTGCTTAATTTGATCAATCTCTAcgtcagtcagtaattttttttttcataatgtttcttctgacgttggcaagtttgttactttctatgtagggtcttgcttcagggtgtttctgtctccagtttaagtatgtttgtacagtgttagatttgtctgtggggaaatatatggaacggtagaaggccgcaagaacatctttattatcttccctagaacattttccttctttttttttgattatttggtgacggGCATGGGtagccatctgttggaatattccagttgtggggtacgtccagcttCTGAGTGTcaggaagatttgatccagtagctgatttttcaatcagaagtTGGTTCAATTTTCAGGTACGTCgtcttttgtaatccgctcgATGACCATTGcggtttgtaatttgttttgttgacattgaagaatgacgagcttcgactcttacattaagagacggatctgtcagtttaggattTTCTGCACGTAAACATTGTTCGTAGCGCAGTTTCCtaaggctagcagatctgtattcgtctgtattttttttgttgatagttttatctccgaacatagtttttttttaacttatgaaaggttcactctgcctgtgttagttcgaaaaaatgagaata from Octopus sinensis linkage group LG29, ASM634580v1, whole genome shotgun sequence harbors:
- the LOC115225981 gene encoding uncharacterized protein LOC115225981, with translation MANKGALEALDRSLKDIRNSTAFMLSGDFRQTLLVIPKGSRADEVRACLKSFTLWPQVKTLSLSTNMRVHLLGDSTSAAFAENILTLGEGKVPRNDRGDISISELCNTVDIPSDLLETVVPNLESNYADINWLSKRTILAPKKVTFSAINDQLLSRIPGEERIYKSIDRTFDPQDIVNYPIEFLNSLEPASLPPYILRLMVGCPIMLIRNLLPPKQCNGTRLIVKPLTPHLIEATIVTGCGRGEHIFISWMHLYP